Proteins encoded by one window of Bacteroidota bacterium:
- a CDS encoding ketoacyl-ACP synthase III, which translates to MKIKRSEMEIRGLKMQDLWGIKIVSTASAFPSPGRFVSNSEIHKMRFGNNWEEVFKSKNYNIDFIETELGYKNRYWTHTPGTPIIHEELNSADLMEAAAKSAIEKTNLDPREIGLFIAVTVTSPKYTNSMGTFVAGKLGLKCPSFEIKTGCASSVYALILAAQFINSGTKNVLIASGETPSKVTGTDTNLLYAVGDGGAAVILSKTEDENKGVVTAFLGSEGKYSGTMGTPGLLPPNQEDLDNDAYFMQMGKESSAFIEEMWQVIPNILYQNSGLNENNIDLLIPHQVNKKLINLVVEASGISSEKTIDLISLYGNCGSASILIALDNAFENNRIKNNTSIMLVAVGGGVSYGGLILNT; encoded by the coding sequence TTGAAAATAAAACGATCTGAAATGGAGATAAGGGGATTAAAAATGCAAGATCTTTGGGGTATAAAAATAGTTTCCACGGCTTCTGCATTTCCTTCACCCGGTAGATTTGTAAGTAATTCAGAAATTCATAAGATGCGATTTGGAAATAATTGGGAAGAGGTTTTTAAATCGAAAAATTACAATATTGATTTTATTGAAACAGAACTGGGATATAAAAATCGTTATTGGACACATACACCGGGAACTCCGATAATTCATGAGGAATTAAATTCTGCTGACCTTATGGAGGCGGCAGCAAAAAGCGCGATAGAAAAAACCAATTTGGATCCCAGGGAGATCGGATTATTTATTGCGGTTACCGTTACATCACCAAAATACACCAACAGCATGGGAACCTTTGTTGCGGGAAAATTGGGTTTGAAATGTCCCTCCTTTGAAATAAAAACAGGATGTGCCTCATCAGTATATGCGTTAATTCTGGCTGCACAATTTATTAATTCAGGAACAAAGAACGTGTTGATCGCTTCCGGAGAAACGCCAAGCAAAGTAACAGGCACAGATACCAATTTATTATATGCGGTAGGCGATGGAGGTGCTGCGGTAATACTTTCAAAAACCGAAGATGAAAATAAAGGAGTAGTAACTGCTTTTTTAGGAAGTGAAGGAAAATATTCTGGAACCATGGGCACACCGGGATTACTTCCACCTAATCAGGAAGACCTCGACAATGATGCTTATTTTATGCAAATGGGAAAAGAAAGTTCTGCTTTTATTGAAGAAATGTGGCAGGTTATACCGAATATCTTATATCAAAATTCTGGATTGAATGAAAATAATATTGATCTTTTAATTCCGCATCAGGTGAATAAAAAATTGATTAACTTAGTTGTTGAAGCTTCCGGGATTTCGAGTGAAAAGACGATTGATCTTATTTCATTGTATGGAAATTGCGGATCTGCATCAATATTAATTGCATTGGATAACGCTTTTGAAAATAACAGAATTAAAAATAATACTTCCATTATGCTGGTGGCTGTTGGAGGAGGTGTATCTTATGGAGGATTAATTTTAAATACATGA
- a CDS encoding sigma-70 family RNA polymerase sigma factor, with protein MAVENGKLVKKVKDRIFRKEFLPHMDALYNFAFHLTLNEDDANDLVQETFLKAYRFIESYQQGTNAKAWLFKILKNGFINEYRRKTKQPARVEFDDIVSFHDTEDEGRVEYLDLRQELFQGMLGDEVTRALNELPVDFKTIILLCDIEEFSYEEIAKIIDIPIGTVRSRLHRARNILKEKLREYAQKEGYKENR; from the coding sequence ATGGCCGTGGAAAATGGCAAACTGGTAAAAAAGGTAAAAGACAGAATCTTCAGAAAGGAGTTTTTGCCGCATATGGATGCACTGTACAACTTTGCATTTCATCTTACCCTGAACGAAGATGATGCAAATGATCTCGTACAGGAAACTTTTTTGAAAGCTTATCGCTTTATAGAGTCGTATCAGCAGGGTACTAATGCTAAGGCATGGTTGTTTAAGATATTAAAGAACGGTTTCATAAACGAATACCGAAGAAAAACCAAACAACCGGCGAGGGTGGAATTTGATGATATCGTGAGTTTTCACGATACGGAAGATGAGGGGAGAGTAGAGTACCTGGATCTGAGACAGGAGTTGTTTCAAGGCATGCTTGGTGATGAGGTAACCAGGGCATTAAATGAGTTGCCCGTGGATTTTAAAACGATAATTCTCTTGTGCGACATAGAAGAATTTTCATACGAGGAGATCGCAAAAATTATTGACATACCCATCGGAACCGTAAGATCACGCCTTCATAGGGCACGCAATATATTAAAGGAAAAATTACGCGAATACGCTCAAAAAGAAGGTTATAAAGAAAACAGATAA
- a CDS encoding glycosyltransferase family 2 protein, translated as MFKITAIIPCKNEAHNIEAVLQSVAWCDEILVVDSFSTDNTVELAKKYTDRVIQSEYINSASQKNRAIPQATHEWILLVDADERVTPELKTEIQKILSSETIPYDAFWIYRRNYFMGKEIKYSGWQRDKVVRLFKRDTCSYEEKHVHAEIITSGKIGKLKNKLQHYTFKDIFHYLEKWDRYSTWSANDAAKKVKNPNFYHFIIKPAFRFWKHYIIDLGILDGYVGFIVCSLAAKGVFMRYVKLYGMREAGNKK; from the coding sequence ATGTTTAAAATAACAGCAATAATACCCTGCAAAAATGAAGCGCATAATATAGAAGCGGTATTGCAGTCTGTTGCATGGTGTGATGAAATTCTTGTTGTTGATTCATTCAGTACCGACAATACTGTTGAACTCGCAAAAAAATATACTGACCGTGTAATTCAAAGTGAATATATTAATTCCGCAAGTCAGAAAAATCGTGCTATACCCCAAGCAACACATGAATGGATCTTATTGGTGGATGCTGATGAACGTGTTACACCTGAATTAAAAACTGAAATACAAAAAATACTTTCTTCTGAAACAATTCCCTACGATGCATTTTGGATATACCGAAGAAATTATTTTATGGGCAAAGAAATTAAATACAGCGGATGGCAAAGAGATAAAGTTGTTCGTTTATTTAAAAGAGATACTTGCAGTTATGAAGAAAAACACGTTCATGCAGAAATAATTACTTCCGGAAAAATTGGCAAATTAAAAAATAAATTACAACACTACACCTTTAAAGACATTTTTCACTACCTCGAAAAATGGGATCGTTATTCCACCTGGAGTGCAAACGATGCCGCCAAAAAAGTAAAAAATCCAAACTTCTATCATTTTATCATCAAACCTGCATTCCGTTTTTGGAAACACTATATAATTGATCTCGGAATTTTAGATGGTTATGTTGGTTTTATTGTTTGCTCACTTGCTGCAAAGGGAGTTTTTATGCGGTACGTCAAACTTTATGGAATGCGGGAGGCAGGAAATAAGAAATAG
- a CDS encoding ketoacyl-ACP synthase III, which yields MKGLGVKILGVGSYLPGKPVTNLELKERYALEFNTEMVQNKIGIHTRHIAPDNIATSDVAAEAAKIALHRAGIKATDLDRILLGTSTPDYTNTAASCNVQFLLGANCPVGDTSESCASFIYALDHGIRLIQTGSKYVCVIGADIKTRFVRKDDPVFCPIFGDGGGAFILGACNNDEGFMVSELFADGSGLKNIYVPAGGSVMPASIETVTKGLHGTVMTISGKKMVEISIKLMADIAEKVCKKYGIKPEDADIFIPHQANYLIMKGVAEKLGIPLSKMEVSIDKAANSIAGTLPITFTQAFESGKLTAGKIVLMTTAASGYTGGAAIYKVPA from the coding sequence ATGAAAGGACTTGGAGTAAAAATATTAGGTGTGGGATCTTATTTACCGGGGAAACCAGTCACTAATCTTGAATTAAAAGAAAGATATGCGCTTGAATTTAATACAGAGATGGTGCAAAATAAAATTGGAATTCACACACGACATATTGCTCCGGATAATATCGCCACAAGTGATGTTGCTGCTGAGGCTGCGAAAATTGCATTACATCGGGCAGGAATTAAAGCAACAGACCTCGACAGAATTTTATTGGGAACTTCCACACCTGATTATACAAACACAGCTGCATCTTGTAATGTGCAATTTTTATTAGGAGCAAATTGTCCTGTGGGTGATACATCAGAAAGTTGTGCAAGTTTTATTTATGCATTGGATCACGGTATCCGATTAATACAAACAGGATCAAAATATGTTTGTGTAATAGGTGCAGATATTAAAACACGTTTTGTGCGAAAAGACGATCCTGTTTTTTGTCCCATATTTGGTGATGGCGGCGGTGCATTTATTTTAGGTGCCTGTAATAATGATGAAGGATTTATGGTGAGTGAATTATTTGCAGATGGATCGGGTTTAAAAAATATTTATGTTCCCGCAGGAGGCTCGGTTATGCCGGCAAGTATTGAAACTGTAACAAAAGGTCTACATGGAACGGTAATGACCATATCCGGAAAAAAAATGGTGGAAATATCTATTAAACTCATGGCAGACATTGCAGAAAAAGTTTGTAAGAAATATGGAATTAAACCCGAGGATGCAGATATATTTATTCCCCATCAGGCAAATTATTTGATCATGAAAGGAGTTGCCGAAAAATTAGGCATTCCGCTTTCAAAAATGGAAGTGAGTATTGATAAAGCTGCAAATTCTATTGCTGGAACTTTGCCAATTACCTTTACACAAGCTTTTGAATCAGGAAAATTAACTGCCGGAAAAATAGTATTAATGACCACCGCAGCATCCGGTTATACCGGTGGTGCCGCAATTTATAAAGTGCCCGCATGA
- a CDS encoding MBOAT family protein, protein MCFEPAYGLILLSSTFICWSLSFLINKETNKQKRKLLLVIGIIADVGILFFFKYFNFFNETISSLFTGENKTVFNTSALLLPIGISFYTFKSLSYLIDVYRKVTKPENNFGYFALYVSFFPQLVAGPIERANDLIPQLKKPAKLEEKDIEYGLLRIVWGFFKKVVVADTVAQFVNFSFGDISTANGSQLYVALLFFAVQLYADFSGYCDIAIGTARLFGIKLSENFNRPYLSKSIAEYWNRWHITLTLWIRDYVFMPLNKGVTAYWRIYLNTIIIFLLIGIWHGANLNFVVFGLINGIIAVLQAIYKRINFLPKFKSYAGQIFLTVWTFHLLLLSGVVFRVRGFSEAVLFYKKLFTEFNFSIRNILNGFSSYDFIICCFVSILFVFSVFMRRDFNFKYKYLFLFSVITLIVLLGRNNAETFIYFQF, encoded by the coding sequence ATGTGTTTCGAGCCGGCTTACGGATTAATTTTACTCAGCTCAACCTTTATTTGTTGGTCCTTAAGTTTTTTGATAAATAAGGAAACGAATAAACAAAAAAGGAAACTGCTTCTGGTAATTGGGATAATTGCAGATGTAGGTATTTTATTTTTCTTTAAATATTTTAATTTTTTTAATGAAACTATTTCTTCTTTATTTACCGGTGAGAATAAAACAGTGTTTAATACGAGTGCCTTGTTATTACCCATAGGAATTTCTTTTTATACCTTTAAATCTCTTAGTTACCTGATAGATGTATATAGAAAAGTAACAAAACCGGAAAATAATTTCGGATATTTTGCTTTGTATGTTTCCTTTTTTCCGCAATTGGTAGCCGGTCCTATTGAGAGAGCGAATGATCTTATACCCCAGCTAAAAAAACCAGCGAAATTAGAGGAAAAGGATATTGAGTACGGATTATTGCGCATCGTTTGGGGATTTTTTAAAAAGGTTGTTGTTGCAGATACTGTTGCACAATTTGTGAATTTTTCCTTCGGAGATATATCCACTGCAAATGGTTCGCAATTATATGTTGCGCTTTTGTTTTTTGCAGTACAACTCTATGCCGATTTCAGTGGATATTGTGATATTGCAATTGGAACAGCCCGTTTATTCGGAATTAAACTCAGTGAGAATTTTAATCGCCCTTACTTATCGAAAAGTATAGCAGAATATTGGAACCGTTGGCATATCACGCTTACATTATGGATCCGCGATTATGTGTTTATGCCTTTAAACAAAGGTGTTACAGCCTATTGGAGAATTTATCTGAATACGATTATTATATTTTTATTGATCGGTATATGGCATGGCGCCAATTTAAATTTTGTAGTGTTTGGTTTGATCAACGGAATAATTGCGGTATTACAGGCAATTTACAAAAGAATTAATTTTTTACCCAAATTTAAATCCTATGCGGGTCAGATTTTTTTAACTGTCTGGACCTTTCACTTACTCTTATTAAGTGGTGTGGTATTTCGTGTAAGAGGTTTTAGTGAAGCCGTTTTATTCTATAAAAAATTATTCACTGAGTTTAATTTCAGTATCAGAAATATATTAAACGGCTTTTCGAGTTATGATTTTATAATTTGTTGTTTTGTAAGTATCTTATTTGTATTTTCCGTATTTATGAGAAGAGATTTTAATTTTAAATACAAATATCTTTTTTTATTTAGTGTAATAACACTCATTGTTCTATTGGGAAGAAATAATGCCGAAACATTTATTTATTTCCAGTTCTGA
- a CDS encoding O-antigen ligase family protein produces MRAILRVFPNKFFAELAILGLIVGLVTSKVVLSVATIMILCNALINIRAGENLKAWVNDSTNRIFILLFLVYLFSGFYSEDTGYWVDRCRMKLPFLALPLGFTAVKKLTTKEFHKWLAIFFYTILGASIIVFINYLAHYDTLNQQLSQGQPIPAPLRDHIRFSLEMAFAIIAGGYLLLHKFQFYAKKEKYILWTGLIFLIIFIHIFAVRSGIVTLYIALLVIIFQWLISKKEYLKGAIAIALLVGFAFASINYIPSLKSRVGYFKYELDLIKKGELHPEHSDAQRILSIIYGTQIAEKNPVLGVGAGDIKNEMDGLYKQHAGSEFVKSKLPHNQFVYFMAATGIIGLIVFLLSIFYPWLSKKRYKNQLFTVFFVIMLFSFLAEHTLEIQLGTAFYLLFLLLIKKYIDDNPETISATNNNV; encoded by the coding sequence ATGCGAGCTATTCTCAGGGTTTTTCCCAATAAGTTTTTTGCCGAATTGGCAATTTTAGGGTTAATTGTAGGTCTTGTAACATCAAAAGTTGTTTTGAGCGTTGCAACCATTATGATCCTGTGCAATGCACTTATTAATATAAGGGCAGGAGAAAATCTTAAAGCATGGGTCAACGATTCCACCAATAGAATTTTTATTTTGTTATTTCTGGTATATTTGTTTTCAGGATTTTATTCTGAGGATACCGGATATTGGGTGGATAGATGCAGGATGAAATTACCTTTTCTTGCATTACCACTCGGATTTACTGCTGTAAAAAAATTGACCACTAAAGAATTTCATAAATGGCTGGCGATTTTCTTTTATACTATATTGGGTGCATCCATAATTGTATTTATTAATTATCTCGCACATTACGATACGCTTAATCAACAATTATCGCAAGGCCAACCTATTCCTGCACCACTGCGCGACCATATTCGTTTTAGTTTGGAAATGGCTTTCGCAATTATTGCGGGAGGATATTTATTGTTGCATAAATTTCAGTTCTATGCAAAAAAGGAAAAATATATACTTTGGACAGGGTTAATCTTTTTAATTATTTTCATACACATATTTGCTGTGCGAAGTGGAATTGTTACACTTTACATTGCCTTATTGGTAATTATTTTCCAATGGCTTATTTCCAAAAAAGAATATTTAAAAGGAGCGATTGCAATTGCACTTTTAGTGGGATTTGCATTTGCCTCTATTAATTATATTCCTTCACTTAAAAGCAGAGTTGGATATTTTAAATACGAACTCGACCTGATCAAAAAAGGAGAGTTACATCCTGAACACAGCGACGCACAGAGAATTTTAAGTATCATTTATGGAACCCAGATCGCAGAAAAAAATCCGGTGTTAGGCGTTGGCGCCGGTGACATAAAAAATGAAATGGACGGTCTCTACAAACAACATGCAGGCAGCGAATTTGTGAAATCGAAACTCCCGCATAACCAGTTCGTTTATTTTATGGCTGCAACTGGAATTATTGGATTAATTGTTTTTTTATTGTCGATATTTTATCCCTGGCTGAGCAAAAAACGATATAAGAATCAATTGTTCACGGTATTCTTTGTGATCATGTTATTTTCCTTTCTAGCGGAACATACCTTGGAAATTCAGCTAGGAACTGCGTTTTATCTTTTATTTTTACTTTTGATAAAGAAATACATCGACGATAATCCCGAAACAATATCCGCAACAAACAATAATGTTTAA
- a CDS encoding acyl carrier protein: MNRDDIRNAITPIFSKVFKEPELLLKDDHSATDFEKWDSINNMIIMARIEKLLGISIETSELIEIKSVGDLLTLIENKTI, encoded by the coding sequence ATGAACCGCGACGACATTCGAAATGCAATTACCCCTATCTTCAGCAAAGTATTTAAAGAGCCGGAACTGCTATTAAAGGATGATCATTCAGCAACGGATTTCGAAAAATGGGATTCCATCAACAATATGATCATAATGGCGAGGATAGAAAAACTACTTGGCATAAGCATCGAAACATCGGAATTGATAGAAATTAAGTCAGTGGGAGACTTGTTAACTTTAATTGAAAATAAAACGATCTGA
- a CDS encoding SDR family oxidoreductase, with translation MKTKIPKYALVTGAGNGIGKAICLHLEKKGYYIIAVSRNEKHLEEIRSSLVNKEHLFFSADLITKNGTKGLLEFLQKNAMPHVVINNLRTPSERKKLIGLSSSIVDINIKENIDHLLVIMKPVIEFQREQKFGRWVGVGSMSNYFGVPGMAIYNMQKSILEQLMRTLATEEGKHGITANIVLPGLISTPSVLENYSTEEFNLRSNQNVLQRIGTPDEVAAAVAFLASEESSYITGITLPVNGGNHLAWHFL, from the coding sequence ATGAAAACAAAAATCCCCAAATATGCACTGGTAACAGGAGCCGGAAACGGAATCGGAAAGGCAATATGTTTACACCTGGAAAAAAAGGGATATTATATTATTGCTGTTTCACGAAATGAAAAACATTTAGAGGAAATAAGATCAAGTCTTGTTAATAAGGAACATTTATTTTTTTCTGCGGATCTTATCACAAAAAATGGTACTAAAGGATTGCTGGAATTTTTGCAAAAAAACGCCATGCCTCATGTAGTGATAAATAATTTGCGAACACCTTCAGAAAGAAAAAAATTGATCGGATTATCCTCCTCCATTGTAGATATAAATATCAAAGAAAATATTGATCACCTGTTAGTGATCATGAAACCTGTTATTGAATTTCAGCGCGAACAAAAATTTGGAAGATGGGTAGGTGTTGGAAGCATGTCAAATTATTTCGGAGTTCCGGGTATGGCGATTTATAACATGCAAAAATCCATATTGGAACAATTAATGAGAACGCTTGCAACCGAGGAAGGTAAACACGGAATAACTGCAAATATTGTGTTACCCGGTTTGATTTCCACTCCTTCCGTTCTTGAAAATTATTCAACGGAAGAATTTAATCTGCGGTCGAATCAAAATGTTTTGCAGCGCATAGGAACTCCCGATGAAGTTGCTGCTGCAGTTGCATTTCTTGCGAGCGAGGAATCATCATATATTACAGGAATAACGTTGCCGGTTAACGGTGGCAATCATTTAGCCTGGCATTTTTTATAA
- a CDS encoding polynucleotide kinase-phosphatase, translating to MEIKIPELSLVVLIGVSGSGKSSFAAKHFKSTEILSSDFCRAMVSDDENNQYATNDAFELLYYIAGKRLKNGLLTVIDATNIQVESRNGLVALAREYHCLPVAIVFALPEKVCEERNKNRSDRNFGNYVIRQQSLQLKRNLKGLKEEGFRQIYTFKTEEEVNDVKLIERQKLYNDKKEEKGPFDIIGDVHGCFEELKLLLIKLGYNINETEERDNNFGYTIIAPENRKVVFVGDLVDRGPDTPRVLRVVMSMVNSGIAYCVPGNHDLKLQKYLNGKQVQLKHGLEESVKQLESESIRFKNIVEKFIYGLISHYVFDNGNLVVSHAGLIEEMHGRASGAVRSFCMYGETTGEIDEFGLPVRYNWAKEYRGKAKVVFGHTPVPEAEWLNRTIDIDTGCVFGGKLTALRYPEEELVSIDALKVYCEPSRPINFDKLKNILSSQQEADDLLNIEDVIGKRIIQTRLKNNITIREENSIAALEVMSRFAVNPKWLIYLPPTMSPCATSEIPEYLEHPEQALLYYKRAGTATVICEEKHMGSRAVLVICKNEETVINRFGIQNEGIGICYTRTGRNFFNDSELEKQFIERVSLCLTNTGFWEKFNTDWVCLDAELMPWSAKAQSLIKDQYASVGAAASAALPEVERVLQLAFNRGISDAEPFLNNTQIKSSSIKKYVTAYQNYCWPVNSMDDYKLAPFHILATEGQVHTDKTHLWHMENIAEICEGDKKLFLQTPFKIVDLNNNSSFDEAINWWMELTKKGGEGMVVKPLNYISIGNDGLIQPAVKCRGSEYLRIIYGPEYDTAINLKRLKNRNINRKQSLAIREFALGVEALERFVRKEPLRRIHESVFAVLALESEDVDPRL from the coding sequence ATGGAAATTAAGATACCTGAATTATCATTGGTTGTTTTAATTGGCGTTTCAGGTTCTGGCAAGTCCAGTTTCGCCGCTAAACACTTTAAAAGCACTGAAATACTCTCTTCAGATTTCTGCAGGGCAATGGTATCTGATGATGAAAATAACCAATATGCCACTAACGATGCATTCGAATTGTTATATTATATAGCTGGTAAAAGGTTAAAGAATGGGTTATTAACAGTTATTGATGCAACAAATATTCAGGTGGAATCCCGAAACGGACTCGTGGCCTTAGCAAGAGAATATCATTGTTTGCCGGTAGCAATTGTGTTTGCACTTCCGGAAAAGGTTTGTGAGGAAAGAAATAAAAATAGATCTGACCGCAACTTTGGAAATTATGTTATCCGCCAACAAAGCTTACAATTAAAAAGAAATTTAAAGGGATTAAAAGAGGAGGGATTTCGTCAGATCTATACTTTTAAAACCGAAGAAGAGGTGAACGATGTTAAATTAATAGAAAGACAAAAACTATATAATGATAAAAAAGAGGAAAAAGGACCATTTGATATTATTGGGGATGTTCATGGATGTTTTGAAGAACTTAAATTATTATTAATAAAACTGGGATATAATATAAACGAAACAGAAGAAAGAGATAACAATTTTGGGTATACTATAATTGCTCCTGAAAATAGAAAGGTTGTTTTTGTGGGCGACCTTGTTGATCGCGGTCCCGATACTCCACGGGTTTTGCGGGTGGTTATGAGTATGGTAAATTCCGGAATTGCATATTGTGTTCCCGGAAATCACGATCTGAAATTGCAAAAATATTTGAATGGCAAACAGGTTCAATTAAAACATGGTTTGGAAGAAAGTGTAAAACAACTTGAATCTGAATCAATCCGATTTAAAAATATAGTCGAAAAATTTATTTATGGATTGATAAGTCATTATGTTTTCGATAATGGCAATTTAGTTGTTTCTCATGCCGGATTAATCGAAGAAATGCATGGCAGAGCCTCCGGTGCAGTGCGTTCCTTTTGTATGTATGGTGAAACCACAGGGGAAATAGATGAATTTGGATTACCGGTTCGGTATAATTGGGCAAAAGAATACAGAGGAAAAGCAAAAGTTGTTTTTGGTCATACCCCTGTACCGGAAGCGGAATGGCTTAATAGAACTATTGATATTGATACCGGTTGCGTGTTTGGAGGTAAATTAACTGCCTTGCGATATCCCGAAGAAGAATTGGTTTCTATAGACGCTCTGAAAGTTTATTGTGAACCTTCAAGACCAATTAATTTTGACAAACTTAAAAATATACTCAGTTCACAACAAGAGGCAGATGATCTTTTGAATATTGAGGATGTAATTGGAAAAAGAATTATACAAACACGATTAAAAAATAACATTACAATACGTGAAGAAAATTCAATTGCTGCATTAGAAGTAATGAGTCGGTTTGCGGTTAATCCTAAGTGGTTAATATATCTTCCGCCAACTATGTCGCCCTGCGCCACAAGTGAAATTCCTGAATATTTGGAACATCCCGAACAAGCTCTTTTATATTATAAAAGGGCAGGAACAGCAACAGTAATATGTGAAGAAAAACATATGGGTTCAAGAGCAGTTTTAGTAATTTGTAAAAATGAAGAAACTGTAATTAATCGTTTTGGCATTCAAAATGAAGGTATAGGAATATGTTATACAAGAACAGGAAGAAATTTTTTCAACGACTCAGAACTTGAAAAACAATTTATTGAAAGAGTAAGTTTATGTTTGACCAATACCGGTTTTTGGGAAAAATTTAATACGGATTGGGTTTGTTTGGATGCGGAATTAATGCCCTGGTCGGCTAAAGCGCAATCTCTCATAAAAGATCAATATGCATCCGTTGGAGCAGCTGCCAGCGCTGCACTTCCGGAAGTGGAAAGGGTTTTGCAATTGGCTTTTAATAGAGGAATTTCAGATGCGGAACCTTTTTTAAATAATACTCAAATAAAATCTTCGAGCATTAAAAAATATGTAACAGCATATCAGAATTATTGTTGGCCTGTAAATTCCATGGATGATTATAAACTTGCTCCTTTTCATATTTTAGCAACAGAGGGACAAGTACATACTGATAAAACACATTTATGGCATATGGAAAATATTGCTGAAATATGTGAGGGGGATAAAAAATTATTTTTACAAACCCCTTTTAAAATTGTTGATTTAAATAATAATTCAAGCTTTGATGAGGCGATAAATTGGTGGATGGAATTAACAAAAAAGGGCGGTGAAGGAATGGTTGTTAAACCATTAAATTATATCTCCATTGGAAACGACGGATTGATACAACCTGCTGTAAAATGTAGAGGAAGTGAATATCTCAGAATTATTTATGGTCCCGAATACGATACTGCAATAAATTTAAAAAGATTAAAGAACAGAAATATAAACAGAAAACAATCACTGGCCATCAGGGAATTTGCTCTTGGGGTAGAAGCACTTGAAAGATTTGTAAGAAAAGAACCACTGCGAAGAATTCACGAAAGTGTTTTTGCTGTTTTAGCGCTTGAAAGCGAGGACGTGGATCCACGGTTGTAG